From Candidatus Pedobacter colombiensis, one genomic window encodes:
- a CDS encoding ROK family protein, with product MDLNNASFPFIGVDIGGSHITAAYIDSSTYHVIQDSLKRERVVSTAASTIILDSWVEALTPLIAGLPVGQAKIGVAMPGPFDYINGIALFKNVKKYDSLYGLDIGKILSEKLNIPRQSIIFINDAEAFLSGEMAAGAAAHVDRAIGITLGTGLGSASNCSGTVVDVNRAALPFLEQNAEEYMSTRWFLARYKELAGKEVKNVEDLLNTSTPVVKNQIFDEFATNLASFINDFIADENPEVLVIGGNIARTWDHFMPQLQQKIVNKNVIIRQTEMWEDAALVGAACIWINQ from the coding sequence ATGGACCTTAATAATGCTTCGTTTCCTTTTATTGGCGTAGATATTGGAGGTTCGCATATTACGGCTGCGTATATAGATTCGTCCACTTATCATGTAATTCAAGATAGTTTAAAGCGCGAAAGGGTAGTTTCTACAGCAGCTTCAACCATTATTCTCGACTCATGGGTTGAAGCATTGACACCATTAATTGCCGGACTTCCAGTAGGGCAGGCTAAAATAGGTGTTGCTATGCCCGGACCATTTGATTATATAAATGGGATTGCACTTTTCAAAAATGTAAAAAAATATGATTCACTATACGGACTTGATATAGGGAAAATATTATCAGAAAAGTTAAACATACCGCGACAATCCATCATTTTCATAAATGACGCTGAGGCTTTCCTAAGTGGTGAAATGGCTGCTGGTGCTGCTGCTCATGTAGATAGAGCAATAGGCATTACACTGGGAACCGGACTGGGATCAGCAAGCAACTGTAGCGGAACTGTGGTTGATGTAAATAGGGCAGCTTTGCCTTTCCTTGAGCAAAATGCTGAAGAATATATGTCTACCCGGTGGTTTTTAGCCAGATACAAGGAGCTGGCGGGTAAAGAAGTGAAAAATGTAGAAGACTTACTAAATACCTCAACACCTGTTGTGAAGAATCAGATATTTGATGAGTTTGCTACAAACCTGGCTAGTTTTATCAACGATTTTATAGCCGACGAAAATCCGGAAGTATTGGTTATAGGAGGGAATATCGCACGGACATGGGATCATTTCATGCCACAACTGCAACAAAAAATAGTAAACAAAAATGTAATCATCAGGCAAACTGAAATGTGGGAAGATGCCGCATTGGTGGGAGCGGCCTGTATCTGGATAAATCAATAA